In a genomic window of Pseudomonas sp. TH06:
- a CDS encoding aspartate/glutamate racemase family protein, producing MRILVVNVNTTESITQAIARSAQAVASPGTEIVGLTPHFGADSVEGNFESYLAAIAVMDRVMSYDQPFDAVIQAGYGEHGREGLQELLNVPVVDITDAAASTAMFLGHAYSVVTTLDRTVPLIEDRLKLSGLWDRCASVRASGLAVLELEHEPQRALEAIVHQAELAVTQDKAEVICLGCGGMAGLDEQIRRRTGVPVVDGVTAAVTIAESLVRLGLSTSKVRTYATPRPKNIIGWPGRFAR from the coding sequence ATGCGAATTCTCGTGGTCAACGTCAACACCACCGAATCCATCACCCAGGCCATCGCGCGCTCGGCGCAGGCTGTCGCTTCACCCGGAACGGAAATCGTCGGTCTGACGCCGCACTTCGGTGCTGATTCGGTGGAAGGCAATTTCGAAAGCTATCTGGCTGCTATCGCGGTAATGGATCGGGTGATGTCTTACGATCAGCCGTTCGATGCGGTGATTCAGGCCGGTTATGGCGAACATGGTCGCGAAGGTTTGCAGGAACTACTCAACGTACCGGTGGTGGACATCACCGACGCGGCGGCCAGTACAGCGATGTTTCTTGGCCACGCGTATTCGGTGGTCACCACGCTGGATCGCACCGTGCCGCTGATCGAGGACCGACTGAAACTCTCTGGCCTGTGGGATCGTTGTGCTTCGGTGCGCGCGAGTGGCCTGGCCGTTCTTGAGCTGGAACACGAACCGCAGCGTGCTCTGGAAGCGATCGTGCATCAGGCAGAGTTGGCGGTGACGCAGGACAAGGCCGAAGTGATTTGCCTCGGTTGCGGCGGCATGGCCGGGCTGGATGAGCAGATTCGCCGGCGCACCGGAGTACCGGTGGTGGACGGGGTGACGGCGGCGGTGACAATTGCGGAATCGCTGGTGCGCCTGGGTTTGTCGACATCAAAAGTGCGGACTTATGCGACGCCGCGGCCGAAGAACATCATTGGCTGGCCGGGGCGCTTTGCACGCTGA
- a CDS encoding LysR family transcriptional regulator — protein sequence METFSSIECFVRSAEVGSFAEAARRLSLTPAAVGKSVAKLEGRLGVRLFQRSTRSLTLTEAGQLFLSQVSGSLTTIQNAVANLSSVEGLPAGTLKVSMGAAFGCLHIVPMLGEFLRRFPAINPDWHFDNRQVDLIGQGFDAAIGGGFELPQGVIARKLSPAHRILVASSDYLQANPKIIEPEDLNHHDGILIRSPQTGRVRSWQLVGRNPQNCRPLMLKARMTMSDSEAACRTAAQGLGIALVSMPFAVGYLQAGTLQRVLPDWFVDDGNISIYYAEHKLLPGKTRAFVDFVIEQFAQQGLAQRFSAI from the coding sequence ATGGAAACGTTCAGCAGTATCGAATGCTTCGTACGCAGTGCCGAAGTCGGCAGCTTTGCCGAGGCCGCTCGACGTTTGAGCCTGACGCCGGCAGCCGTGGGCAAGAGTGTCGCGAAGCTTGAGGGGCGGCTCGGTGTGCGGCTGTTCCAGCGTAGTACACGCAGCCTGACCCTGACCGAAGCCGGTCAGTTGTTCTTGAGTCAGGTCAGTGGCAGCCTGACGACCATTCAAAATGCCGTGGCCAATCTGTCCAGTGTCGAAGGGCTGCCGGCGGGGACGCTGAAAGTCAGCATGGGCGCAGCCTTTGGATGTCTGCACATCGTGCCGATGCTCGGTGAATTTCTGCGACGATTTCCCGCAATCAATCCGGATTGGCATTTCGATAATCGACAGGTCGATCTGATCGGGCAGGGTTTCGACGCAGCCATTGGCGGTGGTTTCGAACTGCCGCAAGGGGTAATCGCACGCAAGTTGAGCCCGGCGCATCGGATATTGGTGGCGTCCAGCGATTATCTACAGGCCAATCCGAAGATCATCGAACCGGAAGACCTTAACCATCACGACGGCATTCTGATCCGCTCGCCGCAAACCGGGCGCGTGCGCTCCTGGCAATTGGTCGGGCGCAATCCGCAGAACTGTCGCCCGTTGATGCTCAAGGCGCGGATGACCATGAGTGATTCCGAGGCCGCTTGCAGGACGGCGGCGCAGGGCTTGGGCATTGCGCTGGTGAGCATGCCGTTTGCGGTGGGATATCTGCAGGCGGGAACGTTGCAGCGGGTCTTGCCGGACTGGTTTGTCGATGACGGCAACATCTCGATCTACTACGCCGAGCACAAATTGTTGCCGGGCAAGACTCGGGCGTTTGTCGATTTTGTGATTGAACAGTTTGCGCAGCAGGGGCTGGCTCAGCGGTTCAGTGCTATCTGA
- a CDS encoding 3-oxoacyl-ACP reductase family protein: MTTQHLSGKVALIQGGSRGIGAAIVKRLAAEGATIAFTYVSSTAKAEELQNSITANGGKALAIKADSADAAAIRHAVSATVEAFGRLDILVNNAGVLAVAPLEDFKLEDFDQTLAINVRSVFIASQEAAKHMGEGARIINIGSTNADRMPFAGGGVYAMSKSALVGLTKGLARDLGPRGITINNVQPGPVDTDMNPAHGDFAESLIPLMAVGRYGKAEEIASFVAYLAGPEAGYITGASLTIDGGFGA, encoded by the coding sequence ATGACCACTCAACACCTCAGCGGTAAAGTCGCTCTGATTCAAGGCGGTTCTCGCGGCATCGGCGCCGCCATCGTCAAACGCCTGGCCGCTGAAGGCGCAACAATCGCCTTCACCTACGTCAGCTCCACCGCCAAAGCTGAAGAATTGCAAAACAGCATCACTGCAAACGGCGGCAAGGCTCTCGCCATCAAGGCCGACAGCGCCGACGCCGCAGCCATTCGCCACGCGGTCAGCGCAACCGTTGAAGCCTTCGGTCGCCTCGATATTCTGGTGAACAACGCCGGTGTGCTGGCCGTCGCGCCGCTGGAAGATTTCAAACTTGAAGACTTCGATCAGACCCTGGCAATCAACGTGCGCAGCGTATTCATCGCCTCACAGGAAGCCGCCAAACACATGGGCGAAGGCGCACGGATCATCAACATCGGCAGCACCAACGCCGACCGCATGCCCTTCGCCGGCGGTGGTGTGTACGCGATGAGCAAATCGGCACTGGTCGGCCTGACCAAAGGTCTGGCACGGGATCTCGGGCCGCGCGGCATCACCATCAACAACGTGCAGCCCGGCCCGGTCGATACCGACATGAACCCGGCCCACGGTGATTTTGCCGAAAGCCTGATTCCGCTGATGGCGGTGGGTCGTTACGGCAAAGCTGAAGAAATCGCCAGCTTCGTCGCTTACCTCGCAGGCCCGGAAGCCGGCTACATCACCGGTGCCAGCCTGACCATCGACGGTGGTTTCGGCGCCTGA
- a CDS encoding HAD-IA family hydrolase, which translates to MNAPLKAFGPIKAVIFDMDGLLLDTEGIYTEVTSLIAQRYGRTFDWSIKQNIIGRGANDLANYVVEALELPITAEEFLVIREPLMRERFPKAQAMPGAEELIRHLKAHNIPIAVGTSSSRQSFGQKTTLHRDWFALFDFIVTADDPEVGAAKPAPDIFLTAARRLGVAPEDCLVFEDSPFGVTAAKAAGMTAIAIPDAAMADEKYAHADGILRTLKAFTPSACGLPALQWA; encoded by the coding sequence ATGAATGCACCGCTGAAGGCGTTCGGCCCGATCAAGGCCGTGATTTTCGATATGGACGGGTTGCTGCTGGACACCGAGGGCATCTACACCGAGGTCACCTCGCTGATTGCCCAGCGTTACGGGCGTACCTTCGACTGGAGCATCAAGCAGAACATCATTGGCCGTGGGGCCAACGATCTGGCCAACTACGTGGTAGAGGCCCTGGAGTTGCCGATCACCGCTGAAGAGTTTCTGGTGATTCGCGAGCCGCTGATGCGCGAGCGCTTTCCCAAGGCGCAAGCCATGCCGGGGGCCGAAGAACTGATTCGTCATCTCAAGGCGCACAATATTCCGATCGCCGTGGGCACCAGTTCGTCGCGACAGTCGTTCGGCCAGAAAACCACGTTGCACCGCGACTGGTTTGCGCTGTTCGATTTCATCGTCACGGCTGACGATCCGGAAGTCGGTGCGGCCAAGCCGGCGCCGGATATTTTCCTGACGGCGGCGCGGCGTCTCGGTGTCGCGCCCGAGGATTGTCTGGTGTTCGAGGATTCACCGTTTGGCGTAACGGCGGCGAAAGCGGCAGGCATGACCGCCATCGCCATTCCCGACGCCGCCATGGCCGATGAAAAATACGCACACGCCGACGGGATTCTTCGTACGTTGAAAGCGTTCACCCCGAGTGCCTGTGGTTTGCCTGCGCTGCAATGGGCTTAA